Proteins encoded in a region of the Triticum dicoccoides isolate Atlit2015 ecotype Zavitan chromosome 3A, WEW_v2.0, whole genome shotgun sequence genome:
- the LOC119267094 gene encoding protein RST1-like has translation MASASSGAAAFSRLVDRTRVPDPTLQRHAVAAFFRHLLTLPPPLPAAAHDGISSLLASPHAAVAAYASASLARLAVSRTDLLAPDEALPFLIASLSASPSPRLASCLVKAVAALVSCVLRSGPVDSRFPPHNHPFVQALASGADGARAELSRQAARMVAEGVDGVVGFLRPLVMFGVVRKGDAAFARDLIGALAAAATAAGKSDLAVPVLKLLGQSLLHFGRGDGEEGRLWLSSVECLVDAYVILLRKLAHAQRPAYDAQASSVELLEILLSQCSLHHQLLGMSCAVLGLSKYLFSVQKNLGLCYLPEISGVLSSLSCILSALEFESEQLAGLKLLAFLVEWRHENALKTNEVVHHFSEELLCVLPVINLVISPSRSVKAVASHVLSRFSLLVLELPASCSSEQQDISMVHHISRPTFILPKLVHHLWSQSSSGFFFTKYAICKGLPESAVNYSEANYWTDQINEYLSVLAREKLTLDGSSSKTMSSVAISSLVSSVVSVLVMHPKLGTSAAPSLGNLGASDSKLGMPLLLVILFYCKIMYSNDNFSANSLLSLLESLPSLATHGFVLPLALQLISPMLKKDAKSTLYAIAVRLLCKIWFITDWAFPNLQGVLDPETFSSFTTDREVFTSIAASVRDVCKQNADRGVDLILSVSSCIESRDSVVQALGLESLSYLCEADIVDFYTAWKVISKELTDYSVNPTVSNGLCILLRWGAMDAEAYSETSKNLIQTLWSIGTYKKSNAEADRLWIKARGTAFHSLSHYKISLIQDSIPDFWRRNYESFTNEHNMEVLKAMENFQVEIIKFEHINRRRVTADKRTMVHKFEKLLDVLPQAVFKEKSAHHRLPGAALLTIKFSSEDILREGKSKDLSRVHAAYEQALMEMAESMFISRNIVVALLALHSWKSFVSHWMQAVVTLLDTKESSKLNKLLKAANDIFKILCKCVPVSNPRVAVNITLAIGALCLVVPPTAHLVISSASDFLLKWLLQYEHEHQQWSAAISLGLIFNCFHPTDKKSKLQVINGLFEVISNADSYLVKGACGLGLGYACQGLLTRADKSDSDLEATTQLNERASVKEILHTVTASLVRLCPSSCYSLKKLSICGTFSMEGMEENCDSLDDDPWAIAGLVLGLGNSVVALYRLGAYEDVIELKNILISWIPDVDSSSVLFDEVNSVSLCMGSCLALPSVIAFCQRVELLNDDLDALFNRYTSLATELLNLKKSGTVFQNLLMAICIGAGSLLSGILNDGVHAMKFADVKKFLDTLKNIYTHPYPPIVHLGGMFGAVNAFGAGAGDLTGIGWQSMNSQIKHEKESSLVRGPLLTSPVGETLSTSMVQEIFLLAKDAEDNHIRNYAAWAVSFLRSRWLLKNQSLNVNDSSQRNSVDSSQSTSFSAENLVWNLSLWLRDLNFEKPGDVVPVNTIATVLKCLTKAPRVPAIDWGVIVRRCMKVEAQIPHKSNNHRDPTLLREECLYFSLAHADHISPLLQFLDDLTDLPRFRRLEMNVQSVLLQYLSHLMKLFSDSRSKKLYDDLAVYFCSHSSSYLDYSPEQRSMLRMSFWKGICKCLVEVVSEETDSFSYVKKCIEWLLPLLNLCNDGQPEFVDEWSAAIKCLIVAQKSWSSDMLQVHSTTSLSEGEHVDAARKIIIRARLCFAGCVSALELGNIKTTILSTTADGVWWNVLVEVAAAVYSADNGIKKQWLLDALDIGCVTAHPSTALRFVGLLCGSCCIYMPLLIVNPTNVLSDLPVTLPSFLSSSIWDDLRNSATDKLWLLTTRIYTWAEQLTRGEGLPCHDHIHGSEAENATFLANMLRSTCIAVEDHLAVDKQLKLANLEAL, from the exons ATGGCCTCCGCCTCGTCCGGCGCGGCGGCCTTCTCCCGCCTCGTCGACCGCACCCGCGTCCCGGACCCCACACTCCAGCGCCACGCCGTCGCGGCCTTCTTCCGCCACCTCCTCACGctgccccctcccctccccgcgGCCGCCCACGACGGCATCTCCTCCCTCCTTGCTTCCCCGCACGCCGCTGTCGCCGCCTACGCCTCCGCGTCCCTCGCCCGCCTCGCGGTCTCCCGCACCGACCTCCTCGCCCCCGACGAGGCCCTCCCGTTCCTCATCGCATCCCTCTCCGCTTCCCCGTCTCCCCGCCTGGCCTCATGCCTCGTCAAGGCCGTAGCCGCGCTCGTTTCCTGCGTCCTCCGCTCGGGCCCCGTTGACTCACGCTTCCCGCCCCACAACCACCCCTTCGTCCAGGCTCTCGCGTCGGGCGCTGACGGCGCGCGCGCGGAGCTGTCGCGGCAGGCGGCCAGGATGGTCGCCGAGGGGGTCGACGGCGTGGTGGGGTTCCTGAGGCCGCTCGTGATGTTTGGCGTGGTGAGGAAGGGGGACGCCGCGTTCGCGAGGGATTTAATCGGCGCGCTTGCCGCAGCGGCCACTGCAGCGGGCAAATCGGATTTGGCGGTCCCAGTGCTCAAATTGCTCGGCCAGAGCTTGCTGCATTTCGGCCGCGGGGATGGGGAG GAAGGGCGGCTCTGGCTTAGTTCTGTGGAGTGCTTGGTCGATGCATATGTGATATTACTGAGGAAGTTAGCTCATGCTCAAAGG CCAGCCTATGATGCCCAAGCAAGTAGTGTGGAGTTGCTAGAAATACTTTTGTCGCAATGTTCACTTCATCACCAACTTCTGGGAATGTCTTGTGCAGTTCTTGGATTATCAAAATATTTGTTTTCGGTGCAAAAGAACCTTGGGTTATGCTATCTTCCTGAAATTTCTGGTGTTCTCAGTTCTCTTTCCTGCATTCTCAGTGCGCTGGAGTTTGAATCTGAGCAACTGGCTGGATTGAAACTTCTGGCCTTTTTGGTTGAATGGAGACATGAAAATG CGCTCAAAACAAATGAAGTGGTACATCACTTCAGTGAGGAGCTACTCTGTGTTCTGCCAGTTATCAACCTCGTTATTTCTCCATCGAGATCTGTTAAAGCAGTGGCATCCCATGTCCTGTCAAGATttagcttgcttgttttggagttaccTGCTTCTTGTTCATCAGAGCAACAAGACATTTCAATGGTCCACCACATAAGCAGACCTACCTTTATCCTTCCTAAACTTGTACATCATCTATGGTCTCAG TCATCTTCAGGTTTCTTTTTTACGAAGTATGCAATTTGCAAGGGATTGCCGGAGTCGGCTGTGAACTATTCAGAAGCTAATTATTGGACGGACCAAATAAACGAGTATCTGTCAGTCCTTGCCAGAGAAAAGCTTACACTGGATGGCTCATCTTCAAAAACGATGTCATCAG TAGCAATATCATCGCTTGTAAGCTCTGTAGTATCTGTTTTGGTAATGCACCCAAAACTTGGTACTTCTGCTGCTCCTTCCTTGGGTAATCTTGGCGCATCAGATTCGAAACTGGGAATGCCGCTGTTGCTAGTTATACTCTTCTATTGCAAGATTATGTACAGCAATGATAACTTCTCAGCAAATAGCTTG CTCAGTTTGCTTGAGTCGTTGCCATCACTTGCTACACATGGTTTTGTGCTTCCACTTGCTCTGCAAttgatatcaccaatgcttaaaaaggatgcaaaatc GACTCTATATGCTATTGCTGTTCGATTGCTTTGCAAGATATGGTTTATCACAGATTGGGCATTTCCAAACTTACAA GGAGTTCTGGATCCTGAAACATTTTCCAGTTTCACTACTGATAGAGAAGTTTTCACAAGTATTGCTGCATCAGTGCGTGATGTTTGCAAGCAGAACGCAGATAGAGGTGTTGATCTCATATTATCTGTCTCG TCTTGTATTGAGAGCCGTGATTCTGTAGTTCAAGCTCTTGGCCTGGAGAGCCTCTCCTATCTCTGTGAGGCGGACATTGTGG ATTTTTATACCGCCTGGAAAGTTATATCAAAGGAGCTGACAGATTATTCAGTCAACCCCACGGTTTCGAATGG CTTATGCATTCTGTTGAGATGGGGAGCAATGGATGCTGAAGCATACTCTGAAACATCAAAGAACTTGATACAAACATTGTGGAGCATTGGTACATATAAGAAAAGTAACGCCGAAGCTGATCGTCTTTGGATTAAAGCAAGAGGAACTGCTTTTCACTCATTGTCCCACTACAAG ATCTCACTTATTCAAGATTCTATTCCTGATTTCTGGAGAAGAAACTATGAGAGCTTTACTAATGAACACAATATGGAAGTTCTCAAAGCCATGGAGAACTTTCAAGTCGAGATTATCAAATTTGAGCACAT AAACCGCCGTAGAGTAACTGCAGATAAAAGAACCATGGTGCACAAATTTGAGAAGTTATTGGACGTTCTCCCTCAGGCCGTGTTTAAAG AAAAATCTGCACACCATCGGTTGCCTGGTGCAGCTCTTTTAACCATCAAGTTTTCCTCAGAAGACATCCTTCGTGAAGGGAAATCTAAG GATTTATCTAGAGTACATGCTGCATATGAGCAAGCATTAATGGAGATGGCTGAATCTATGTTTATATCAAGAAACATCGTGGTAGCTCTTCTTGCCTTGCATTCATGGAAATCATTTGTTTCCCATTGGATGCAGGCAGTTGTAACTTTGCTCGACACTAAAGAATCTTCAAAGTTGAATAAACTATTAAAAGCAGCTAACGACATTTTTAAG ATATTGTGCAAGTGTGTTCCTGTATCTAATCCTAGAGTTGCCGTTAACATTACTCTTGCAATTGGAGCACTGTGCTTG GTAGTTCCTCCAACTGCCCATCTAGTAATCTCATCTGCATCAGATTTTCTTTTGAAATGGTTACTGCAATATGAGCATGAGCACCAACAGTGGTCTGCAGCTATCTCTTTGGGACTAATATTCAACTGTTTTCATCCCACGGACAAAAAAAGCAAGCTTCAGGTTATCAATGGACTCTTTGAG GTTATCTCAAATGCTGATAGTTATCTTGTAAAAGGAGCTTGTGGACTGGGATTAGGTTATGCTTGCCAAGGTCTTCTAACCAGAGCAGATAAATCTGATTCAGACTTAGAAGCAACTACACAACTCAACGAGCGTGCATCAGTTAAAGAAATTCTTCACACTGTGACTGCTTCATTAGTTAGACTATGTCCATCCTCATGTTATTCTCTCAAGAAACTAAGTATTTGTGGAACATTCTCCATGGAAGGAATGGAAGAAAATTGTGACAGCTTAGATGATGATCCTTGGGCTATTGCGGGACTTGTTCTTGGTCTGGGAAACTCTGTTGTTGCTCTGTATAGGCTTGGAGCTTATGAAGACGTTATTGAACTCAAGAATATATTGATATCATGGATACCAGATGTTGATTCAAGCTCTGTGTTATTTGATGAAGTAAATTCAGTATCCCTATGTATGGGCTCTTGCCTTGCTCTGCCATCTGTCATAGCATTTTGCCAGAGAGTGGAGTTACTGAATGATGATTTGGATGCTCTGTTCAATCGCTACACTTCTTTAGCTACTGAACTCCTGAACCTCAAGAAATCTGGAACTGTCTTTCAGAATTTATTGATGGCTATCTGTATCGGTGCTGGATCTTTGCTGTCTGGCATATTGAATGATGGGGTGCATGCCATGAAATTTGCTGATGTTAAGAAGTTTCTCGACACCCTTAAAAATATATACACCCATCCGTATCCTCCTATTGTCCATTTGGGAGGCATGTTTGGTGCTGTCAACGCTTTTGGTGCAGGTGCTGGAGACCTCACTGGGATTGGTTGGCAATCAATGAATTCACAGATAAAGCATGAGAAG GAGTCATCTTTGGTGCGAGGTCCTCTACTTACAAGTCCTGTTGGCGAGACTCTTTCAACGTCAATGGTTCAGGAAATATTTCTTCTTGCCAAGGACGCAGAGGATAATCACATACGGAATTATGCTGCGTGGGCTGTATCATTTCTTAGAAGTAGGTGGTTATTAAAGAATCAGAGTCTTAATGTTAATGATTCTTCTCAAAGAAATTCCGTTGATTCCAGTCAATCAACAAGTTTTTCTGCTGAAAACTTAGTGTGGAACTTAAGTCTCTGGCTGAGGGATCTTAACTTTGAAAAG CCTGGTGATGTGGTGCCAGTAAATACAATTGCAACAGTTCTGAAATGCCTTACTAAAGCTCCTAGAGTGCCAGCTATAGACTGGGGGGTTATAGTACGGCGGTGCATGAAAGTTGAGGCACAAATTCCTCATAAGTCAAACAATCATCGAGATCCTACATTATTAAGGGAAGAATGCTTATATTTTTCTCTAGCTCATGCCGATCATATCAGTCCTCTTCTGCAGTTTTTGGATGATCTGacagatttacccaggttcaggagaTTAGAAATGAACGTGCAGTCTGTTTTGCTCCAATATTTGTCACACCTAATGAAGCTCTTCTCTGATTCAAGATCTAAGAAACTGTACGACGATCTAGCTGTGTACTTCTGTTCCCACTCATCTTCATACTTGGATTACTCTCCTGAGCAGAGAAGCATGTTAAGAATGTCGTTCTGGAAAGGCATCTGTAAGTGCCTGGTGGAGGTGGTCTCTGAAGAGACTGACAGTTTCTCTTATGTTAAGAAATGCATCGAATGGTTGTTACCTCTGTTGAATCTCTGTAATGATGGTCAACCTGAATTCGTGGATGAGTGGTCTGCTGCTATCAAGTGTCTCATTGTTGCTCAGAAAAGTTGGTCAAGTGATATGCTGCAG GTGCACAGTACCACATCCTTAAGTGAAGGGGAACATGTTGATGCGGCAAGGAAGATTATCATCAGGGCAAGGTTGTGTTTTGCTGGTTGCGTTTCTGCACTTGAGCTGGGGAACATAAAGACTACCATACTGAGTACAACAGCTGATG GCGTCTGGTGGAACGTTCTTGTTGAGGTTGCAGCAGCTGTATACTCTGCTGACAATGGTATAAAGAAGCAGTGGCTTTTGGATGCATTAGACATTGGTTGTGTTACAGCTCATCCCTCCACG GCACTGCGTTTTGTTGGCCTGCTATGTGGTAGCTGTTGTATCTATATGCCACTTCTCATTGTTAATCCAACAAACGTACTGAGTGATTTGCCTGTTACACTGCCTTCCTTTCTCTCCAGCAGCATTTGGGATGACCTTAGAAACTCTGCCACTGATAAGTTATGGTTGTTGACCACTCGCATCTACACATGGGCAGAACAATTGACTCGTGGAGAGGGCCTTCCTTGCCATGATCATATTCATGGAAGTGAAGCTGAGAACGCAACTTTTCTTGCGAACATGCTGCGCTCTACATGCATTGCGGTGGAAGATCACTTGGCTGTTGATAAACAGCTAAAGCTTGCAAACCTGGAGGCACTATGA
- the LOC119267095 gene encoding protein LATERAL ORGAN BOUNDARIES-like codes for MASPSSTGNSAVSVVVAAPTTPGAGAPCAACKFLRRKCLPGCVFAPYFPPEEPQKFANVHKVFGASNVTKLLNELPPHQREDAVSSLAYEAEARVKDPVYGCVGAISVLQRQVHRLQKELDAAHTELLRYACGELGGIPTALPVVTASIPTGRLSSAAMPCPGQLGGGMYSGGSGGGFRRLGLVDAIVPQPPLSAGCYYNMRSSNNAGGSVAAEVAPVQIPYASMANWAVNAISTITTTSGSESIVMDHKEGGDSSM; via the coding sequence ATGGCATCTCCGTCGAGCACCGGCAACTCCGCCGTCTCCGTGGTGGTCGCAGCACCGACGACACCGGGGGCCGGGGCGCCGTGCGCTGCGTGCAAGTTCCTGCGGCGCAAGTGCCTCCCTGGTTGCGTGTTCGCGCCCTACTTCCCGCCGGAGGAGCCGCAGAAGTTCGCCAACGTGCACAAGGTGTTCGGCGCCAGCAACGTGACCAAGCTGCTCAACGAGCTGCCGCCGCACCAGCGGGAGGACGCCGTTAGCTCGCTGGCCTACGAGGCGGAGGCGCGGGTCAAGGACCCCGTCTACGGCTGCGTCGGCGCCATCTCCGTGCTCCAGCGCCAGGTCCACCGCCTCCAGAAGGAGCTCGACGCCGCGCACACCGAGCTCCTCCGCTACGCCTGCGGCGAGCTCGGTGGCATCCCCACCGCGCTTCCCGTCGTCACGGCCAGCATCCCCACCGGCAGGCTCTCATCCGCCGCAATGCCGTGCCCCGGGCAGCTCGGCGGCGGCATGTACAGCGGCGGAAGTGGCGGTGGCTTCCGGAGGCTCGGGCTTGTGGACGCGATAGTGCCACAGCCACCTCTTTCCGCCGGTTGCTACTACAATATGCGGAGCAGCAACAACGCTGGAGGCAGCGTCGCCGCTGAGGTGGCGCCCGTGCAGATCCCTTACGCCTCCATGGCGAATTGGGCTGTGAACGCCATTAGCACCATCACCACCACCTCAGGATCAGAGAGCATTGTGATGGATCACAAGGAAGGAGGCGACAGCAGCATGTGA